TGGTTGAAACCTCCCAATGATTAAGTTTCTCCCGGTGAAACCAGCTTGTTACCCAGTATAACGATTCCTGGGAGCTTAGCCACCGTGAAGAATTAAAAATGTCGTTTGCGTTCCGTGGATGACCCAAGGCCGAGCATCTCTCGATACTTGGTCACGGTCCGACGGGCGATATCGATCCCCTGCTCCAGCAGCAGGTCGACGATTTTCTGATCGGAAAAGGGCTTCTTTTGATTTTCTCCGGCAATGATCTCCTTGATTTTGCTCTTAACGCTCTCCGAGGCGACGGAATCGCCTTCGGTGGTATTGATGCCGCTGTTGAAAAAATATTTAAGCTCAAAAAGCCCCTGCGGGGTCTGTACGTACTTATTGGTAGTAACGCGGCTGATGGTCGACTCGTGCATCTCAATATCCTCGGCCACATCGCGCAAAACCAGAGGTTTGAGGTAGGCGACCCCCTTGTCGAAAAACTCCCGCTGAAACTTGACAATGCTCTTGGTCACCTTGTAAATGGTGCGCTGCCGCTGATGAATACTCTTGATCAGCCAGACGGCGCCGCGCATCTTATCTTGAATGTACTCGCCGGCCTGGGCGTCGATCCCCTCCCCGCCCGCCAAGGCGTTGCGGTAAAAGGCATTGATGCGTAGGTTGGGCAGACCTTCGTCGTTAAGGACCACGACATATTCGTCATTGATCTTATAGACGAAAATATCGGGGGTGATGTAATGCACCTCCTCCTGGGTAAAGATGCTTCCGGGCCGGGGATCGAGTCCCGAAATAATCTTGGCGGCACCAAGAACGTCGTCGAGGGTCACCCCCAGAGCCTTGGCGATCACCGAATATTTACGCACTTCAAGGTCAGGGATGTGATTGAGCAGAACCGCCTCGACCAGACTCCCTTCCATGCCCAGGTGGCGGACCTGATGCAGCAGGCACTCCCGGAGATCACGGGAAGCCACCCCCGGAGGATCGAAATCCTGTACCACGGCCAAGGCCTGAGCAACCTTGTCAACAGGGGCGCCGGAGGTCGCGGCGATTTCTTCGAGAGAGGCCTGAAGATAGCCGTCATCGTCGAGGTTGCCGATAATCTCGGCGGCGACACGGCGGACATCATCATTAAGACGCGAAAGGTTGAGTTGCCAAAGCAGGTGGTCGGAGAGGTTCCCTTTTTTGGTCAGCAGATTCTCGTAGGACGGGCGATCTTCGTCTTCCTCATAAAAGTCCGCCGTCGACCCACCGAGGCTGTAGCCTTCCAAGTAGGTCTGCCAATCGATATCCGCGACCCCTTCGTTCTCGCCGGAAACTTCCCGAACCTCGTCAACGGACGTCTCGCTCGCCGGGGATTCACCGACGACGGCTTCCTCAAACTCTTTCTCCTCAGGAGCTTCCGCTGCTTCCTCGAGAATCGGATTTTCTTCCAACTCCTGCTGCACCATGTCAACCAGTTCCATACGCGACAACTGGAGCAGCTTGATTGCCTGCTGCAACTGGGGGGTCATCACCAGCTGCTGGCTGAGCTTGAGTTGTTGACGGATCTCTAAAGCCATCTACCGACTCACTTGGTTGCAGGGTTGCTGCGGACGCGGGGCGATGCGTCGCGCGGGGCTCACAGTTGGAAAGATTCTCCCAGATAAATGGCGCGGGCGGCAGAACTGGCCGCGATTTCCTCGGGGGCGCCATATTCGAGGACAGCCCCCTCATTGAGAATATACGCTTTGTCGCAAACGCCGAGGGTCTCACGCACATTGTGGTCGGAAATGAGCACCCCGATCCCCCGGGACTTCAGCGCCGTAATGATCGATTGGATATCCATGACGGCGATGGGATCAATGCCGGCAAAGGGTTCATCGAGCAGGATAAAAACCGGTTCGATGACCAACGCTCGAGCGATCTCCAGCCGCCGCCGCTCTCCCCCGGAAAGGGCATAGCCATAGGACTTAGCGACATGGCCGAGGCGGAAATCCTCCAGCAATTCGGCAACACGCTCAATCCGCTGCGCCGACGTCAGGTCCAGGGTTTCCAAGATCGCCAGCAGATTCTGTTCCACGGTAAGCTTACGGAAGACCGAAGCTTCCTGGGGCAGATAGGAAATTCCGGCCCGCGCCCGCTGATACATAGGAAACTGGGTGATGTTGAGATCATCGAGAAAGACCTCTCCGCGGTCGGGCCTGACCAACCCCACCATCATGTAAAAGCAGGTGGTTTTACCGGCACCATTCGGCCCGAGCAGCCCGATGACCTCCCCGGAAAGGAGTTCCAAGTCGACATCGCGCACCACCTGTCGCCCGCGATAGGCTTTATTCAAGCCCCGAGCGTTCAGACGGCGGATCTTCACTTTTTCTCCCCTTGAGGATGGAAGACCGCGTTCACCCGGCCGCCTTCCTTGCCAGTGACCACACTACGCTCCTCGTTGAGGAAGACGGTAATCTCATCCCCCTGAACCGAATCCTTGCCCTGATGGACCTTGGGCGAACCGGTGAGGACAACCTTGCTTTCGCGATTGAAAAAAACCGCCTTGCCGCCGGTAGCGGTCCGTTCTCCCTGGACTATGCGCACGTTACCAACCGCCACGACTTGGTCGATATCCCTTTGCTTACCCGTGGAATAATGGATCGTCACTTCGTCGGCGTAGATGGTGGCATCTCCCTGCTTGGCGACGACGGTGCCGCTGAACTTGGCGCGTCCCGACGGGTCATCCCCCTCCAGCCGATCAGAGGTGATTTCAATCGGCTGAGAGTTATCGAAGTTCCCCAACGCCGAGGACTTTTCCTCGGCGCTAGCGACAGCGCCACAGCAGAGGAGAAACAAAGCCAATAGCAGGCTTTTGGTCGGAATGAATGATTTCATGGCTTGGCAACCTTTTGTATCCGCGCCTTAACCTGGCCGAGAACCTGGTAGGCATGCTTGTCCACGTCGAATTTCAGTCCCGTTCCGGTCAACTCCATTTCATCGGAGAGCATGCGGATGGGAGCATCGGTCGTGATCAATCGAGCCGCTTCGGAAAAATCGAGATAATCGGAGTAAAAAAAGTAACCTCGGACGCTCTCCACCACAACCTCTCCCCGGGCGGTAACTTCCTTGCTTTCCGTATGCAGTTCACCCGTTTGCGACTTAAGGGTGGCGATCTGCTCGCCCTGCTCGTCGAAAAAGGTCATGAAGACATCGCGAATCAGGGTAAATCCATCTTTGACACTATAATCCGCCGAATCGGCCAACAGGTGCCAGCGGCGCAAACCGTCGCGGGTTTCCGTATAATCGATCCCCTTGACTACGATATCGACATTCTGCGGTAAAGCCTCAATCAACTCTTCCGGCGCCCTTTCCCGGTAGTTCACGAGCACTATCACAAGCAGTACAGAAGACAGTACAGCGATGAACAAACCTAATAAATTTCGGGCGCTTATCTTGATTTTCATGACTGAAAGGCAGTATAGCATTTCACCAGAGAAGAGTAAAGACGAATCCTGGCTATTGGCACGAGAATTGAAAGAGAGTTCAGTTCTTACCGTCGACGAAGTACCGGGCGGTGATATGCTCCCAGGCGCCGGTTCCCTTTAACAGCAAATCACAGACTTCACGCACGGCCCCGCGTCCGCCCCGACGCCGGGCGACATAATCAACCAGGGGCTTGACCTCATCGATGGCATCGGCCACCGTCGCCGCAAAACCGACCCGGCGCAAAATCGGCAAATCGACGACGTCGTCGCCGACATAAGCCACTTGCGCGTCACTCAACCTCCGCTCCGCCAAAATCTGTTGATAGGGAATGAGTTTATCCAAAGCGCCCTGCTGCACAATCGTAATCCCCAGCTCGCGGGCCCGAACCTCTACCACCGCGGAGGTGCGGCCGGTGATGATGCCGACCTCGATGCCGGCCCGCTGGAGCATCTTGATGCCGTGACCATCCTTGACGTCGAAGGCCTTGGTTTCCACCCCGTGATGATCATAGATAATGCGCCCGTCAGTCAGCACGCCATCCACATCGAGCAGTAACAGCCTTATATCCCCGAGATTTTTCAGCATCAGACCACCCCCGCCTTGAGCAGATCATGGAGATGAAGAATCCCCACCGGCACGCGGCTTTCGTCCGACTCGAAGACAAATAAAGAGGTAATGGAGTATTGTTCCATCTTCTGCATCGCCTTGGCCGCCAGATTGGAACGCAAAATCCGTTTGGGATTCACCGCCATTAGATCGCAAATCGGTCGGTTCAGGGCATCCAGTCCGTTTTCGATGGAGCGACGCAGATCACCGTCGGTAAAGACTCCGACCAGTTCCCCCTGCTCATCGGCCACTCCGGTGATTCCCAACTTTTTACTGGTGATCTCGAAGAGCGCCTCCTTGAGCGGGACCTCCGGGCGCACCAGGGGAATCGCCTCACCGGCATGCATGAGATCCTCGACCCGCAGCAGCAAGCGCTTACCAAGAGCACCGCCGGGATGAAAGAGGGCGAAATCCTCCTCCTTGAAGCCGCGCCGTACCAGCAGGGCTACCGCCAGGGCATCGCCCATGGCGACCGTCGCCGTGGTGCTGGCGGTCGGGGCCAAACCGAGAGGGCAGGCCTCTTCCTTGACGGAAATGTCGAGCAGAACGTCGCCGGCTCGCGCCAGGGTACTGTTGGGTTTACCGGTCATGGCGATGAGCGGCAAACCCATGCGCTTGATCACCGGCAGGATGCGGGTAATCTCCTCGGTTTCCCCCGAGTTGGAGACCGCCATCACCACATCCCCCCGCATGAGCATGCCGAGATCGCCGTGAATCCCTTCCGCCGGATGAAGAAAGAGGGCCGGGGTTCCCGTCGACGCCATGGTCGCCGCGACCTTCTGGCAGATCAGGCCCGACTTGCCCATGCCAGTGATCACCACCCGCCCCTTGCAAGCCAGCATCATCTCCACCGCCACCACAAAACGTTCGTCGATGCGGTCGTGCAGGGCCAACACTGCCTCCGCCTCGATCTTAAGCACATGCTTGGCCGTGTCGATCATCTCATTCACGGGTCAATACCCCTTTACAATGGCGTCAATGGCGAGCATCTGTCGCAGCATGCCGGACAGATCGCCAAGGGGGAGGGAATTGGGACCATCGCAGAGGGCCTGATCGGGATTTTCGTGCACCTCCCAGAAGAGTCCGTCGATACCAGTCGCCACCGCCGCCCGCGATAAGGCACCGACGTACTGGCGCTGTCCGGCCGAAGCCGTGCCGGCACCGCCGGGCAACTGCACCGAATGAGTGGCGTCGAAAATCACCGGACAGCCGGTTTCGCGCATGATGACCAGCGAGCGCATGTCCGTCACCAGATTGTTGTAGCCAAAGGAGGCCCCTCGCTCGGTAAGCAGAATATTGCGATTGCCGCTGGCTTCGAGCTTGCCCACGGCATTTTTCATGTCCCAGGGGGCGAGAAACTGCCCCTTCTTCACATTGATGACTTTGCCGGTTTGCGCGGCCGCCACCAGCAGGTCGGTCTGCCGGCTCAAAAAAGCGGGGATCTGAATGATGTCAAGCACCTCGGCGGCAGGAGCAACCTGCGAGAGGTCGTGGACATCGGAAATGACCGGCAGCTCGAACTCGGACTTGACCCGCTGCAGGATCCGCAACCCCTCCTCCAGACCAGGGCCGCGAAAGGCGTTGACCGACGTCCGGTTAGCCTTATCATAAGAGGCCTTGAAAACCAGGCCGATCCCCAGGGAAGTCGTTAATTCCTTGAGATAGGCGGCGATGCGCAGGGTCAGATCTTCATTCTCAATGGCGCAGGGCCCGGCGATCAGTACCAGGGGGCGGTTACCGCCAAAAACGACATTACCGACATGGACTTCACGCACCACCTTGGGATTCTCCTCTTTGCTTGAGACAGGCGCCAACGAAAGACTCGAAAAGCGGGTGCGGCGTCATCGGCCGAGACCGGAATTCGGGATGAAACTGGCAGCCGAGAAACCAGGGATGATCGGCCAACTCGACGATCTCCACCAGGTCTGATTCGGGGTTGACCCCCGAAAGGATCAGTCCGCATTTTTTCAATTCCTTGCGGTAGGCGTTATTAAATTCATAACGGTGACGGTGGCGCTCGGAAATCTTCTTCTGCCCGTAAATCCGTCGCGCCAGGGTACCGTCGACGAGTTCACAGGGGTAGGCGCCGAGACGCATGGTACCGCCCTTGCTCTTGACCGTCTTCTGCCCCTCCATGATGTGGATGACCGGATTCTTCGCCCCCTCGCGAAACTCGGCGGAATAGGCATCCTCGATAGCGCAGACGTGGCGAGCGAACTCCACCACCGCCATCTGCATACCGAGACAAATGCCGAAAAAGGGGATTTTGTGCTGGCGGGCGTACTCGATGGCCGAGATCTTTCCTTCGCTCCCCCGTTCGCCGAAACCGCCGGGGACGAGAATCCCGTCGATCCCATCGAAAGCACCGTCGATGCCGTGCCGCTCCAGAGCCTCCGAATCGACATACTTGAGATTGACCCGGCAGTCGTTGGCAATGCCGCCGTGAATCAGCGCTTCGGCCAAAGACTTGTAGCTCTCGGTCAACTCGACATATTTGCCGACGATGGCGATGGTCGTCTCCGAAGCCGGCTCCTTGATGCGCTTGATGATCCTCTGCCATTCAGAAAGATCCGGGGTCTTGGTCCAGATGTTCAGGTAATCGACCAGGCGTTCGTCAAGGCCCTGCTCGTGGTAGGCCACCGGCACCTCGTAGATCGAACCGACATCCCGGGCGGTAATGACCGCCTCTTCCTTGACATTGCAAAAAAGGGCGATCTTGGCCTTCATCTCCCGGGGGATTTCCCGGTCACAACGGCAGAGGAGAATATCGGGCTGGATGCCGATTTCCCGGAGTTCTTTGACGCTGTGCTGGGTCGGCTTGGTCTTCAGCTCGCCGGCGGTGGGGATATAGGGAACCAGGGTCAGATGGATGTACAAGACATTCTCATGGCCCAGATCGGTGCGAAACTGGCGAATCGCCTCGAGAAAAGGAAGCGATTCGATGTCGCCGACGGTGCCGCCAACCTCGACGATGGCCAGATCGACCCCCTTGGCGTTGTCGAGGATCTTCGCCTTGATCTCGTTGGTGATATGCGGAATGACCTGCACCGTGCCACCGAGATAGTCCCCGCGCCGTTCCTTGCGGATGACCGAATCGTAGACCTGACCGGTGGTAAAATTCGACTTACGGGACAAAGTCGCGGTGGTGAAGCGCTCGTAGTGCCCCAGGTCGAGGTCGGTTTCCGCGCCGTCGTCGGTGACGAAGACTTCGCCGTGCTGAAAGGGGCTCATCGTGCCGGGATCGACGTTGATGTAGGGGTCGAGCTTCTGCATCGACACCCGCAAGCCCCGGGCTTCCAAAAGCGCGCCCATGGAAGCAGCGGCCAATCCTTTGCCAAGGGAGGAGACGACCCCTCCGGTGACGAATACGAACTTGGTTTTCATCCTGGCTCCTTTATCGATCTTGAAGGCGAAGAGCGCGCTCCAAGCTGCAAATCAAAGTGGCGATAGTACACTGCCGCCCACAAAAAGAAAACCCCAAATTCCCCCAGGCTAACCCGCTTCGCCTTGTGCCAGCAGATCCCGCACCCGTTCCAGATCCTCGGGGGTATCGACCCCCTGGGAGACCAGGTCGGTCGCCACCACCCGGATCCGGAAGCCATGCTCCAGAGCCCGCAACTGCTCCAGTTTTTCCGTGTTTTCCAGCGGCGTCGCCGGCAACTTAGGATAGGCGAGGAGAAATTCCTTGCGGTAAACATAGAGGCCGATGTGCTTATTGCCGCCGAGCAGGGCGAAATTCTCCGCCAGGGTCTCGGCATGGTCGCGAGGATGGGGGATGGGCGCCCGGGAAAAATAGAGGGCAAATCCCTGGCCGTCAACCACTACCTTGACCACGTTGGGGTTAAGGAACTCTGCTACTGAGGCCAGCGAGGTCATCAGCGTCCCCATGGGGATGGACGCATCCCGCACAAGGGGTGCCACCGCCAGGTCGATCATGCGCGGATCGATCAGGGGTTCGTCCCCCTGTACATTCACGACGATATCAGTCTCGATCCCCTCGGCGACCTCGGCCAACCGATCGGTGCCGGTGGGATGATCGGATCGGGTCATCCAGGCCTCGCCGCCAAAAGCGGAAACCGCCTCGAAGATGCGCGCGTCATCGGTGGCGACAATGACCCGGTCGACGCGGGTCGAGCGGAGGGTGCGCTCATAGACCCACTGGATCATCGGCTTGCCGAGAATCTCAGCCAGGGGTTTGCCGGGAAAACGGGTCGAGGCATAACGGGCGGGGATGATCGCGGTAACGCGCATGGGGGGAGCCTTTCAGAGCCGGGATGAAAAAGGCGAACGGACCGCCCGCAGAGTAAGAAAAAGCCTTGGGAAAGTCAAGGCGCGCCAACGCTCCCCTGCCCCGGCCAGGGCATGACTGGCACCGTGCTGATGCTGTTCTTTGGGCTGCCCTCGATAACCCGGTCACTGTAGGAGACATAGACCAGCACATTACGTTCGCGGTCGAAGAAACGAACAACATGCAACTCCTTGAAAAGCAAGCTGCGGCGCTCGTCGAAAACCTCTTCGCCATCCTTAAGTTCGCCGAGAAAACGGATCGGCCCAACCTGGCGACAGGCAATGGCGGCGTCGCTGACATCCTCGGCCACCCCAATGGCCCCCTTGACCCCGCCGGTCTGGGCCCGACTGATATGACAGGCCACCCCCTGGACTTTCGGATCGTCGAACCCGTCGATCACGATCTTGTCGTTCGGCCCCATCCAGCGGAAACGAGTACTGACCTCGCCGGTTACACCCCGATCCGGACGACTGAAAACCCAGACCCCGAACCCGACCAGCACCAACAGCAAAAACACGCCAAACAGCAAGGCCAGACGTTTCATCATTATCCTCCCAAAAGGTACGGCGTTAAAACTCGTGGCGCAGGCCTTGGCGGCAAAGACTCGATCGCCGTGTGCAGCCTCACCCTTTCATTTTTGTTTTGCAACAGTGTATGGTAAATGACAGGAATTGCGAGCGGGCGGCCCTGCCCCCACAAAATGAAAAGGTTCCAGGCCTCTTCTGCAACGGCCTGAAACCCTTCAATATTTTCTTGGTGCCCGGGACCGGGATCGAACCGGTACGATCTAGGATCGAGGGATTTTAAGTCTCTATCGACAATTTTTAATCGTTGATTTATGCATTTGTTTTCAATAGGTTTTTTTACCATTTTATAAATCATAAAAAATTCACGGATGCAAAATGGATGCACTTCTGTTATGTTGGTTGCCGGACAAGGAAACCCAAAACAGGGGGCAAAATTGGCGACGATCTATCAGCGGGCAAACGGAAAATGGACCGCTCAAGTCCGGCGAGGTGGGCGGCTGCACAGTAACACGTTCAGCACTCGGGCACTCGCCGAAAAATGGGCGCGGGGGGTGGAATCCGACATAGAGCGGGGCCGGATCACCGGCGAAGATGAAGCGGCCCGCCGGACCAAGGTAGCAGAGGCGGTGGAGCGGTATATTGGGGAGCGGATCGAGGGCCGGAGCCATGCCCGCCGGGACCAAAACCGGCTGAATGCACTGCTGACGGCTACGGGATGGGGAGCACTCCCCCTGCCCGCCCTGCGCCCTGCGGCCATATCCAACTACACCCGGGAGCGGACGGCGGCGGGATGCCGCCCCGACACGGTCCGGCTCGATCTGGCGGCGCTGTCGGCGGTCTATCAGCATGCGATCACGGAATGGGGAATGGATATAGACAATCCCTGTCGTCGCGTCCGCCGCCCGTCTCTGGCCGGAACGGGCCGGGATAGACGACTGAAACCCGGGGAATGGGAGCGGCTGATGGAAGCTGCCTCGGATGCATTCCGCCCCGTGCTGCAATGGGCTGTGGAAACGGCGATGAGGCGGGAAGAAATCGCCCGACTGACGTGGGAGCATGTCGACATGAAGCGGGGAACCGCGCACCTGCCCCAGACCAAAAACGGAGAAGCCCGGACGGTCCCGCTGTCCGTTGCGGCGCTCGATGTACTCAGGGGGCTACCTACCTATTCCCCGGAAGATAAAAACCGCTCAGGGGCCGTTTTCGGTGTCACGCCCGACCGGCTCACGAAATGGATGGCGGTGACTACGGTTAAAGCCGGGGTAGAGGATATGCGGTTTCATGACCTTCGCCACGAGGCGACCAGCAGGCTGTTCGAATTGGGGTTATTTAATGTCCTCGAAATTGCGAGGATAACCGGCCATAAAACGCTGTCGATGTTGTCGAGATACACTCATCTCGACCCCGCCACCTTGGCCCGGAAGCTGCGTGGGGAACCCTGACTGCTTATTATCACCGAAACCCTCCACAGATTCCCAAGCGAAAGCACCCAACTACGAATGGATTGTTTGTATTTCTTGATCTTATGATTTTATATTTTATGCCTAACGGTGAAGATAACCGGCGGCGGCCTGATGCAGGCATACCACCGAATTAAGCAATTTTACACAGACGTATTTTCCGTCAGGCTGATTGCATGGTTAGCAGGATTTTTGTTTATTGTGCTTTGCGTAACAACCTTTTGGTATCGACTGATAATGAAGATAATTGGTTCATGATGTCTAGTTTTCTTAATGTCAGATCAGCTCTGAACGCGTTGACGATTTCATTTATTTGTCTTTTGTTTTTTGAATATTGTTCAG
This genomic stretch from Desulfuromonas acetexigens harbors:
- the rpoN gene encoding RNA polymerase factor sigma-54 is translated as MALEIRQQLKLSQQLVMTPQLQQAIKLLQLSRMELVDMVQQELEENPILEEAAEAPEEKEFEEAVVGESPASETSVDEVREVSGENEGVADIDWQTYLEGYSLGGSTADFYEEDEDRPSYENLLTKKGNLSDHLLWQLNLSRLNDDVRRVAAEIIGNLDDDGYLQASLEEIAATSGAPVDKVAQALAVVQDFDPPGVASRDLRECLLHQVRHLGMEGSLVEAVLLNHIPDLEVRKYSVIAKALGVTLDDVLGAAKIISGLDPRPGSIFTQEEVHYITPDIFVYKINDEYVVVLNDEGLPNLRINAFYRNALAGGEGIDAQAGEYIQDKMRGAVWLIKSIHQRQRTIYKVTKSIVKFQREFFDKGVAYLKPLVLRDVAEDIEMHESTISRVTTNKYVQTPQGLFELKYFFNSGINTTEGDSVASESVKSKIKEIIAGENQKKPFSDQKIVDLLLEQGIDIARRTVTKYREMLGLGSSTERKRHF
- the lptB gene encoding LPS export ABC transporter ATP-binding protein — protein: MRRLNARGLNKAYRGRQVVRDVDLELLSGEVIGLLGPNGAGKTTCFYMMVGLVRPDRGEVFLDDLNITQFPMYQRARAGISYLPQEASVFRKLTVEQNLLAILETLDLTSAQRIERVAELLEDFRLGHVAKSYGYALSGGERRRLEIARALVIEPVFILLDEPFAGIDPIAVMDIQSIITALKSRGIGVLISDHNVRETLGVCDKAYILNEGAVLEYGAPEEIAASSAARAIYLGESFQL
- the lptA gene encoding lipopolysaccharide transport periplasmic protein LptA — encoded protein: MKSFIPTKSLLLALFLLCCGAVASAEEKSSALGNFDNSQPIEITSDRLEGDDPSGRAKFSGTVVAKQGDATIYADEVTIHYSTGKQRDIDQVVAVGNVRIVQGERTATGGKAVFFNRESKVVLTGSPKVHQGKDSVQGDEITVFLNEERSVVTGKEGGRVNAVFHPQGEKK
- the lptC gene encoding LPS export ABC transporter periplasmic protein LptC yields the protein MLYCLSVMKIKISARNLLGLFIAVLSSVLLVIVLVNYRERAPEELIEALPQNVDIVVKGIDYTETRDGLRRWHLLADSADYSVKDGFTLIRDVFMTFFDEQGEQIATLKSQTGELHTESKEVTARGEVVVESVRGYFFYSDYLDFSEAARLITTDAPIRMLSDEMELTGTGLKFDVDKHAYQVLGQVKARIQKVAKP
- a CDS encoding KdsC family phosphatase — its product is MLKNLGDIRLLLLDVDGVLTDGRIIYDHHGVETKAFDVKDGHGIKMLQRAGIEVGIITGRTSAVVEVRARELGITIVQQGALDKLIPYQQILAERRLSDAQVAYVGDDVVDLPILRRVGFAATVADAIDEVKPLVDYVARRRGGRGAVREVCDLLLKGTGAWEHITARYFVDGKN
- a CDS encoding KpsF/GutQ family sugar-phosphate isomerase — encoded protein: MIDTAKHVLKIEAEAVLALHDRIDERFVVAVEMMLACKGRVVITGMGKSGLICQKVAATMASTGTPALFLHPAEGIHGDLGMLMRGDVVMAVSNSGETEEITRILPVIKRMGLPLIAMTGKPNSTLARAGDVLLDISVKEEACPLGLAPTASTTATVAMGDALAVALLVRRGFKEEDFALFHPGGALGKRLLLRVEDLMHAGEAIPLVRPEVPLKEALFEITSKKLGITGVADEQGELVGVFTDGDLRRSIENGLDALNRPICDLMAVNPKRILRSNLAAKAMQKMEQYSITSLFVFESDESRVPVGILHLHDLLKAGVV
- the kdsA gene encoding 3-deoxy-8-phosphooctulonate synthase, producing the protein MVREVHVGNVVFGGNRPLVLIAGPCAIENEDLTLRIAAYLKELTTSLGIGLVFKASYDKANRTSVNAFRGPGLEEGLRILQRVKSEFELPVISDVHDLSQVAPAAEVLDIIQIPAFLSRQTDLLVAAAQTGKVINVKKGQFLAPWDMKNAVGKLEASGNRNILLTERGASFGYNNLVTDMRSLVIMRETGCPVIFDATHSVQLPGGAGTASAGQRQYVGALSRAAVATGIDGLFWEVHENPDQALCDGPNSLPLGDLSGMLRQMLAIDAIVKGY
- a CDS encoding CTP synthase, giving the protein MKTKFVFVTGGVVSSLGKGLAAASMGALLEARGLRVSMQKLDPYINVDPGTMSPFQHGEVFVTDDGAETDLDLGHYERFTTATLSRKSNFTTGQVYDSVIRKERRGDYLGGTVQVIPHITNEIKAKILDNAKGVDLAIVEVGGTVGDIESLPFLEAIRQFRTDLGHENVLYIHLTLVPYIPTAGELKTKPTQHSVKELREIGIQPDILLCRCDREIPREMKAKIALFCNVKEEAVITARDVGSIYEVPVAYHEQGLDERLVDYLNIWTKTPDLSEWQRIIKRIKEPASETTIAIVGKYVELTESYKSLAEALIHGGIANDCRVNLKYVDSEALERHGIDGAFDGIDGILVPGGFGERGSEGKISAIEYARQHKIPFFGICLGMQMAVVEFARHVCAIEDAYSAEFREGAKNPVIHIMEGQKTVKSKGGTMRLGAYPCELVDGTLARRIYGQKKISERHRHRYEFNNAYRKELKKCGLILSGVNPESDLVEIVELADHPWFLGCQFHPEFRSRPMTPHPLFESFVGACLKQRGESQGGA
- the kdsB gene encoding 3-deoxy-manno-octulosonate cytidylyltransferase, whose protein sequence is MRVTAIIPARYASTRFPGKPLAEILGKPMIQWVYERTLRSTRVDRVIVATDDARIFEAVSAFGGEAWMTRSDHPTGTDRLAEVAEGIETDIVVNVQGDEPLIDPRMIDLAVAPLVRDASIPMGTLMTSLASVAEFLNPNVVKVVVDGQGFALYFSRAPIPHPRDHAETLAENFALLGGNKHIGLYVYRKEFLLAYPKLPATPLENTEKLEQLRALEHGFRIRVVATDLVSQGVDTPEDLERVRDLLAQGEAG
- a CDS encoding CreA family protein, translated to MMKRLALLFGVFLLLVLVGFGVWVFSRPDRGVTGEVSTRFRWMGPNDKIVIDGFDDPKVQGVACHISRAQTGGVKGAIGVAEDVSDAAIACRQVGPIRFLGELKDGEEVFDERRSLLFKELHVVRFFDRERNVLVYVSYSDRVIEGSPKNSISTVPVMPWPGQGSVGAP
- a CDS encoding site-specific integrase, coding for MATIYQRANGKWTAQVRRGGRLHSNTFSTRALAEKWARGVESDIERGRITGEDEAARRTKVAEAVERYIGERIEGRSHARRDQNRLNALLTATGWGALPLPALRPAAISNYTRERTAAGCRPDTVRLDLAALSAVYQHAITEWGMDIDNPCRRVRRPSLAGTGRDRRLKPGEWERLMEAASDAFRPVLQWAVETAMRREEIARLTWEHVDMKRGTAHLPQTKNGEARTVPLSVAALDVLRGLPTYSPEDKNRSGAVFGVTPDRLTKWMAVTTVKAGVEDMRFHDLRHEATSRLFELGLFNVLEIARITGHKTLSMLSRYTHLDPATLARKLRGEP